In Phycisphaerae bacterium, one genomic interval encodes:
- the nadC gene encoding carboxylating nicotinate-nucleotide diphosphorylase: MWSRLTRQLIDIACEEDLGAAGDITAPLLPQATVDVVARVVARRAGVICGLALGPVVCEVFAQRLGKPLQFSAAERDGHAWQDGAAVTAGACVATVRGSLAAVLAVERTLLNFLGRLSGVATLTRQYVEAAQQVAPTVKILDTRKTIPGWRQLDKYAVRVAGGHNHRIGLYDAVLIKDNHLAGIPVERLAATLEEQLGRITNTPAFIEVEVDTLEQLAEVCRVPDVDIVLLDNFTLEQLRAAVALRDAHSLRGKLALEASGGITLETVAQVAATGVERISVGALTHSAPGLDIGLDM, translated from the coding sequence ATGTGGTCACGATTGACACGGCAACTCATTGACATTGCCTGCGAAGAGGACCTCGGCGCGGCGGGCGACATCACCGCGCCGCTCCTGCCGCAGGCGACGGTGGACGTCGTGGCGCGGGTGGTGGCGCGACGGGCGGGCGTGATCTGCGGGCTGGCACTGGGGCCGGTCGTCTGCGAGGTCTTCGCCCAGCGACTGGGAAAACCGTTGCAGTTCAGCGCGGCCGAGCGCGACGGGCACGCGTGGCAGGATGGAGCGGCGGTCACGGCGGGGGCCTGCGTGGCGACCGTGCGCGGGTCGCTGGCAGCGGTGCTCGCGGTGGAGCGGACGCTGCTGAATTTTCTCGGACGGTTGAGCGGGGTGGCGACGTTGACACGGCAATATGTCGAGGCCGCGCAACAGGTCGCGCCGACCGTGAAGATTCTCGACACGCGCAAGACCATCCCCGGCTGGCGGCAACTGGACAAATACGCGGTGCGGGTCGCGGGCGGACACAATCACCGCATCGGCCTGTACGACGCGGTGCTGATCAAGGACAACCATCTCGCGGGGATTCCCGTCGAGCGCCTGGCCGCGACACTCGAAGAACAGCTCGGCCGTATCACGAACACGCCGGCCTTCATCGAGGTGGAGGTGGATACCCTGGAGCAACTGGCGGAAGTCTGCCGCGTGCCGGACGTGGACATCGTGCTGCTGGACAACTTCACGCTCGAGCAGTTGCGGGCGGCGGTCGCGCTCCGGGATGCGCACAGCCTGCGCGGCAAGTTGGCGCTGGAAGCGAGCGGGGGCATCACACTGGAAACCGTGGCACAGGTGGCCGCCACGGGCGTGGAGCGCATCTCGGTGGGTGCGCTGACGCATTCGGCGCCGGGCCTCGACATCGGGCTGGATATGTAG
- a CDS encoding enoyl-CoA hydratase/isomerase family protein encodes MASALATVQIQSGDGVLTVTLNRPDVLNAFNADMSVELGAALRQAQRDDAVRCVVLTGAGRGFCAGQDLRELQGMTAGGTEAVDLGAHLRDKINPLVLRIRTMEKPVLAAVNGIAAGAGVSFALAADLRVCARSAYFKLAFVGIGLVPDGAAARALVQQVGLARASELCLLGETVSAEDALRMGLVNRVVDDALLAATARELALRLAALPPRALALTKRALNHACTATLDEQLEYEAYLQATAGRTADHREGVAAFLDKRAPRFTGQ; translated from the coding sequence ATGGCCAGTGCGCTTGCGACCGTGCAGATTCAGTCGGGCGACGGCGTGTTGACGGTCACGCTCAACCGGCCGGACGTTCTGAACGCGTTCAACGCGGACATGAGCGTGGAGCTGGGGGCCGCGTTGCGCCAGGCGCAGCGAGATGATGCGGTGCGCTGCGTCGTGTTGACCGGCGCGGGGCGGGGGTTCTGTGCCGGGCAGGACCTGCGCGAACTGCAGGGCATGACGGCGGGCGGGACCGAGGCGGTGGACCTGGGAGCGCACCTCCGCGACAAGATCAACCCCCTGGTGCTGCGCATCCGGACGATGGAAAAGCCCGTGCTCGCCGCGGTCAACGGCATTGCGGCCGGTGCAGGCGTCAGCTTTGCGCTGGCCGCTGACCTGCGGGTGTGCGCGCGCAGCGCGTACTTCAAGCTGGCGTTCGTCGGGATCGGCCTGGTGCCCGACGGCGCGGCGGCGCGGGCGCTGGTGCAGCAGGTCGGCCTGGCGCGCGCGTCGGAGCTGTGCCTGCTGGGCGAGACGGTTTCGGCGGAGGATGCCCTGCGGATGGGCCTGGTCAATCGCGTGGTGGACGATGCGCTGCTGGCGGCCACGGCCCGCGAGCTGGCGCTCCGCCTGGCCGCGCTGCCGCCACGGGCGCTGGCGCTGACCAAGCGGGCGCTGAACCATGCCTGCACCGCCACGTTGGACGAGCAGCTCGAATACGAGGCCTATCTGCAGGCCACGGCGGGACGGACGGCGGATCATCGCGAGGGGGTGGCGGCGTTTCTCGACAAGCGGGCCCCGCGGTTCACGGGGCAGTGA
- a CDS encoding peptidylprolyl isomerase, whose protein sequence is MKGKLMTRWMTLMVLLAVVPALLAQEPKKEETMTEEQKAGLKKLQELQAASSQPAAPAAVDKKVYVKLETSLGDIVLELDGEKAPISTKNFVDYVDAGFYNGTIFHRVMSNFMIQGGGYLPDLTEKQDGLRPPIKNEWQNGLKNVRGTIAMARTQVADSATAQFFINVVDNGALDQPRDGAAYAVFGKVVGGMDTVDKIRNTPVHSDPKLPMGPVVPTEPVIIKAAKRADAAEGAKLAQEAAAAAAKAEAEAKAAGEKQLADFLGKVEQETGKKIEKTPSGLMYVILKEGAGPSPRPVDTVEVHYTGTFLDGKKFDSSVDRGQPAKFQLNRVIKGWTEGVGLMKVGEKRKLIIPSDLAYGPAGRPGIPPNSTLVFDIELLGVTPQP, encoded by the coding sequence ATGAAAGGCAAGCTCATGACCCGTTGGATGACTCTGATGGTGCTGCTGGCCGTCGTGCCGGCGTTGTTGGCCCAGGAACCGAAAAAGGAAGAGACGATGACCGAGGAGCAGAAGGCCGGGCTGAAGAAACTCCAGGAACTCCAGGCCGCCAGCTCCCAGCCCGCCGCGCCGGCCGCGGTCGACAAGAAGGTCTACGTCAAGCTGGAAACCAGCCTCGGCGACATCGTGCTGGAGCTCGACGGCGAGAAGGCCCCCATCTCGACCAAGAACTTCGTCGATTATGTCGACGCGGGCTTCTACAACGGCACGATCTTCCACCGCGTGATGAGCAACTTCATGATCCAGGGCGGCGGCTACCTGCCCGACCTCACGGAGAAGCAGGACGGCCTGCGGCCGCCGATCAAGAACGAATGGCAGAACGGGCTGAAGAACGTCCGCGGCACGATCGCCATGGCCCGCACGCAGGTCGCCGACTCGGCTACCGCGCAGTTCTTCATCAACGTCGTTGACAACGGCGCGCTGGATCAGCCGCGCGACGGCGCGGCCTACGCCGTTTTCGGCAAGGTGGTCGGCGGCATGGACACCGTGGACAAGATCCGCAACACGCCGGTGCACAGCGACCCGAAGCTCCCGATGGGGCCGGTGGTCCCGACCGAACCCGTGATCATCAAGGCCGCCAAGCGCGCCGACGCCGCCGAGGGCGCAAAGCTCGCCCAGGAGGCCGCCGCCGCCGCCGCCAAGGCCGAGGCCGAAGCCAAGGCCGCCGGCGAAAAACAGCTCGCCGACTTCCTGGGGAAGGTCGAGCAGGAGACCGGCAAGAAGATCGAGAAGACACCGTCCGGGCTGATGTACGTCATCCTTAAGGAAGGCGCGGGCCCCTCGCCGAGGCCGGTGGATACCGTTGAAGTCCACTACACCGGCACGTTCCTCGATGGCAAGAAGTTCGACAGCTCGGTCGATCGCGGCCAGCCCGCCAAGTTCCAGCTCAACCGCGTCATCAAGGGCTGGACCGAAGGTGTAGGGCTCATGAAGGTCGGCGAGAAGCGCAAGCTGATCATCCCGTCCGATCTGGCCTACGGCCCCGCCGGCCGCCCGGGCATCCCGCCGAACTCGACGCTGGTCTTCGACATCGAGCTGCTCGGCGTGACCCCGCAGCCGTAA
- a CDS encoding enoyl-CoA hydratase/isomerase family protein, with protein MSSEILSEVNGQVGVVRINRPAASNALNRAVMQRLTAALQRLDHDADVRCLLLLGDERTFATGPDVAEMAGASVVDVQQRHPLAAWSDIDKLRKPLVAAVAGYALGSGCELVLACDIVVAAETARFGQPEITLGIMPGAGGTQRLTRALGKARAMDLILTGRMITAREALALGLVSRVVPRESCDGEALALCRELCRRPPLALQLAKEAIRQAHEMSLSEGLAYERQLFTLLFGTDDQKEGMRAFLEKRPPVFAGR; from the coding sequence ATGTCCAGCGAGATCCTCAGCGAAGTCAATGGACAGGTCGGGGTCGTCCGCATCAACCGGCCCGCCGCCAGCAACGCCCTCAACCGCGCCGTGATGCAGCGGCTGACCGCGGCGCTGCAGCGGCTGGACCATGATGCGGACGTGCGCTGCCTGCTACTGTTGGGCGACGAGCGGACGTTTGCGACCGGGCCGGACGTGGCCGAGATGGCGGGGGCATCCGTCGTCGACGTGCAGCAGCGTCACCCGCTGGCCGCCTGGAGCGACATCGACAAGCTGCGCAAGCCGCTGGTGGCCGCGGTGGCCGGGTACGCGCTCGGCAGTGGCTGTGAGCTGGTGCTGGCGTGCGACATCGTCGTGGCCGCCGAAACCGCGCGCTTCGGGCAGCCGGAGATCACGCTCGGCATCATGCCCGGAGCCGGCGGCACGCAGCGGTTGACACGGGCGCTGGGCAAGGCCCGCGCGATGGACCTGATCCTGACCGGGCGGATGATCACGGCGCGCGAGGCGCTGGCGCTCGGGCTGGTGAGCCGCGTGGTGCCGCGCGAGAGCTGCGACGGCGAAGCACTCGCGCTGTGTCGCGAGCTGTGTCGCCGGCCACCGCTGGCGCTGCAGCTCGCCAAGGAAGCAATCCGCCAGGCCCACGAGATGAGCCTGAGCGAGGGACTGGCGTACGAACGCCAGTTGTTCACATTGCTGTTTGGCACGGACGATCAGAAGGAAGGCATGCGGGCCTTTCTGGAGAAGCGGCCGCCGGTCTTCGCCGGCCGGTAG
- a CDS encoding chemotaxis response regulator protein-glutamate methylesterase — protein sequence MRPTGPIRVLIIDAAPVFARTLAAELNRCAGLHARASGGYLEELRGHLLQFHPEVILLDLGLRQPDALDLLHRLRGHYPVPIIVLAMDTTAGRDAAALALQRGALEAVRRPDSLRPEVLLPHVYELAAKIRVAAALARPVPMPLAGEAGQFSFRASGTQPQQALLAIGASTGGTQAIEALLAAMPDDCPPIVIVQHMPAGFTRAFANRLNQRVPVCVREAEDGEVPGVGEALIARGDTHLVVRSAAVGWRVQYTHQEPVNRHCPSVDVLFESVAQVARARAVGVLLTGMGADGARGLLAMRAAGAATIAQSAETCVVYGMPKVAVDLGAALHSAAPQDVPALVLRILQEREHAPRAAGAVRAR from the coding sequence GTGAGACCCACGGGCCCGATCCGTGTTCTGATCATCGACGCCGCACCGGTCTTCGCACGGACGCTGGCGGCCGAGCTGAACCGGTGCGCTGGCCTGCACGCGCGCGCCAGCGGCGGATACCTGGAGGAACTGCGCGGACACCTGCTGCAGTTTCATCCGGAAGTAATTCTCCTCGACCTGGGGCTGCGCCAGCCGGACGCGCTCGACCTGCTGCACCGGCTGCGCGGGCACTATCCCGTGCCGATCATCGTGCTGGCGATGGACACCACAGCCGGTCGCGACGCAGCGGCGCTGGCCCTGCAGCGCGGGGCACTGGAAGCAGTACGCCGGCCGGATAGCCTGCGCCCCGAAGTCCTGTTGCCGCACGTGTACGAGCTGGCGGCAAAGATCCGGGTGGCGGCCGCCCTGGCGCGTCCGGTGCCAATGCCGCTGGCCGGCGAGGCGGGCCAGTTCTCGTTCCGCGCGAGCGGCACACAACCGCAGCAGGCGCTGCTTGCGATCGGGGCCTCGACCGGCGGGACGCAAGCCATCGAGGCCCTGCTCGCGGCGATGCCCGACGACTGCCCGCCAATCGTGATCGTGCAGCACATGCCGGCGGGGTTTACGCGGGCGTTTGCGAACCGGCTGAATCAGCGGGTCCCCGTGTGTGTGCGCGAGGCGGAGGACGGCGAGGTGCCCGGGGTCGGTGAGGCGCTGATCGCGCGGGGCGACACGCACCTGGTGGTGCGGTCGGCGGCGGTCGGCTGGCGCGTGCAGTACACGCACCAGGAGCCGGTGAACCGCCACTGCCCGAGCGTGGACGTGCTGTTTGAGTCGGTGGCGCAGGTGGCGCGGGCGCGGGCGGTGGGCGTGCTGCTGACCGGCATGGGCGCGGATGGAGCCCGTGGCCTGCTGGCGATGCGCGCGGCCGGGGCGGCGACCATCGCGCAGAGCGCGGAAACCTGCGTGGTCTACGGGATGCCCAAGGTCGCCGTGGACCTGGGGGCGGCCCTCCATTCGGCCGCGCCCCAGGACGTGCCGGCGCTCGTGCTGCGGATTCTGCAGGAGCGGGAACACGCCCCCCGGGCGGCGGGTGCTGTCCGCGCACGCTAG
- a CDS encoding protein-glutamate O-methyltransferase, which translates to MLTETDRELTTREYQLFRDLVYEKSGINLGDQKQQLVRARLGKRLRAGNFRSYRDYYDFVRHDPTGNELCALLDAISTNTTHLFREKQHFDFLARALRERLAQPPRRGLGLTLRIWSAGCSTGDEPYSIAMTVDDTVGHQLDWRILATDLSTRVLDQARAGLYETHRLGTVPPMLRQRYFTRPDTPDRTRVQVCPALRDRIRYARFNLMSAQFPFRHGFDFIFCRNVMIYFDRPTQESLVAKFAHHLRPGGYLLIGHSESLNGLAHPLRYVQPTIYQRVAT; encoded by the coding sequence GTGCTGACCGAGACCGACCGCGAGCTCACCACCCGCGAATACCAGCTCTTCCGCGACCTGGTCTACGAAAAGTCCGGCATCAACCTCGGCGACCAGAAGCAGCAGCTCGTCCGCGCCCGCCTCGGCAAACGCCTCCGCGCCGGGAACTTCAGGTCCTACCGCGACTACTACGACTTCGTCCGCCACGACCCCACCGGCAACGAGCTCTGCGCCCTGCTCGACGCCATCTCCACCAATACGACCCACCTGTTCCGCGAAAAACAGCACTTCGACTTCCTGGCCCGCGCCCTGCGCGAACGGCTCGCCCAGCCCCCGCGACGCGGGCTCGGCCTGACCCTCCGCATCTGGAGCGCCGGCTGCTCCACCGGCGACGAGCCCTACTCCATCGCCATGACCGTCGACGACACCGTCGGCCACCAGCTCGACTGGCGCATCCTCGCCACCGACCTCTCCACCCGGGTCCTCGACCAGGCCCGTGCCGGCCTCTACGAAACCCACCGCCTCGGCACCGTGCCCCCCATGCTCCGCCAACGCTACTTCACCCGGCCCGACACGCCCGACCGCACCCGCGTCCAGGTCTGCCCCGCCCTCCGCGACCGCATCCGCTACGCCCGCTTCAACCTGATGTCCGCCCAGTTCCCGTTTCGGCACGGCTTCGACTTCATCTTCTGCCGCAACGTCATGATCTACTTCGACCGCCCCACCCAGGAAAGCCTCGTCGCCAAGTTCGCCCACCACCTCCGCCCCGGCGGCTACCTCCTCATCGGCCACTCCGAAAGCCTCAACGGCCTGGCCCACCCGCTCCGCTACGTCCAGCCCACCATCTACCAGCGGGTCGCCACATGA
- the gyrA gene encoding DNA gyrase subunit A — MSDTEKLASQNIPTPISQEMQESYLTYAMSVIMARALPDVRDGLKPSQRRILVAMHDLNLRPTAKHRKCAKICGDTSGNYHPHGEGVIYPTLVRLGQEWSMRHSLVDPQGNFGSIDGDPPAAMRYTEARLAGPAEDMLTDLEEETVDFEDNYDGTRREPVVLPSKFPNLLVNGAEGIAVGMATRLLPHNLNEVCDAIIASLDDPAITTAELMKHLPGPDFPTGGVICGTEGIREAYETGRGSLVVRGKMHLEDTKSGRVQIIVDEIPYGVLLPTIKDRLLEAIHDGTIKGIDDVRDESGRERLVRLVIVLKKDANAQVVMNQLWQYTPLQSTLHALNIVLVNRVPRTLNLRQLIEHFVRHRIEVIRRRTAYRLRKARQRAHVLEGLILAVADIDGIIQLIKESPDVDAARQRLMARPLRLSEAATVRKLLPALFVERATSTDQHLTRTQADAILAMQLRRLTGLEIEQLAQEYAGLVEEIADYELILSDERRVRDIIAEDLRELKDKYGEPRRTTIGGAVGTLEMEQLVAREDVVVTISHEGYIKRVPADTYREQGRGGRGVRGTENKDGDFIEQMRVCSTHDYLLIFTNRGRVYWLRVYDIPSMSRTSRGRSLANAITMQGNEHQMAVLAVKAFEEKYVFFATEKGVVKKTPLTAFSNPRPSGILALTLDPDDSLVKVSLTDGNQEIVLGTRQGMACRFNESDVRAMGRTARGVRGITLGRDDVVVDMVVIEPGMSVLTVCENGYGKRTDVEEYRLTHRGGKGVINIRATERNGPVVALRAVTDDDSLILITAGGNLMRMPLDELREIGRATQGVRLIRLDEGDKVVAVARVVSDQEERAVTGEPEPAPEAPPAAENGAPPPPNAAPDNGAPEP; from the coding sequence ATGAGCGACACGGAGAAATTGGCGAGCCAGAACATCCCCACCCCCATCTCGCAGGAGATGCAGGAATCGTACCTGACGTACGCCATGAGCGTGATCATGGCCCGGGCGCTGCCCGACGTGCGCGACGGGCTGAAGCCCTCGCAGCGGCGCATCCTGGTCGCCATGCACGACCTCAACCTGCGTCCCACCGCCAAGCATCGCAAGTGCGCCAAGATCTGCGGCGACACCAGCGGCAACTATCACCCGCATGGCGAAGGCGTCATTTACCCCACCCTGGTCCGGCTTGGCCAGGAGTGGAGCATGCGGCACAGCCTCGTTGATCCGCAGGGCAACTTCGGCAGCATCGACGGCGACCCCCCGGCCGCCATGCGGTACACCGAGGCCCGCCTGGCCGGCCCGGCCGAGGACATGCTCACGGACCTCGAAGAGGAAACCGTCGATTTCGAGGACAACTACGACGGCACACGCCGGGAGCCGGTCGTGCTGCCCAGCAAGTTTCCCAACCTGCTGGTCAACGGTGCCGAAGGCATCGCGGTCGGCATGGCCACGCGCCTGCTGCCGCATAACCTGAACGAAGTGTGCGACGCGATCATCGCCAGCCTCGATGACCCCGCAATCACCACGGCCGAGCTGATGAAGCACCTGCCCGGCCCGGATTTTCCCACCGGCGGCGTGATCTGCGGGACCGAGGGCATCCGCGAAGCCTATGAGACCGGCCGGGGCTCGCTGGTCGTGCGGGGCAAGATGCACCTCGAGGACACGAAATCCGGGCGCGTCCAGATCATCGTGGACGAGATCCCCTACGGCGTCCTCCTGCCGACCATCAAGGACCGCCTGCTCGAGGCCATCCACGACGGCACCATCAAGGGCATCGACGACGTCCGCGACGAGTCGGGCCGCGAGCGGCTGGTCCGCCTCGTGATCGTGCTGAAGAAGGACGCCAACGCCCAGGTGGTGATGAACCAGTTGTGGCAGTACACCCCGCTGCAGAGCACCCTGCACGCGCTGAACATCGTGCTGGTCAACCGCGTGCCGCGGACCCTGAACCTGCGGCAGCTCATCGAACACTTCGTGCGGCACCGCATCGAGGTCATCCGGCGGCGCACGGCGTACCGGCTGCGCAAGGCCCGCCAGCGCGCCCACGTGCTCGAAGGCCTGATCCTCGCGGTCGCCGACATCGACGGCATCATCCAACTGATCAAGGAATCGCCGGACGTCGATGCGGCCCGGCAGCGCTTGATGGCGCGCCCCCTGCGGCTGAGCGAGGCCGCGACCGTCCGCAAGCTGCTGCCCGCGCTGTTCGTCGAGCGCGCCACGTCGACCGACCAGCACCTGACGCGCACGCAGGCGGACGCGATCCTTGCGATGCAATTGCGCCGGCTGACCGGCCTGGAGATCGAGCAACTGGCGCAGGAATACGCCGGCCTCGTCGAGGAGATCGCCGATTACGAGCTGATCCTGAGCGACGAGCGGCGCGTGCGCGACATCATCGCCGAGGACCTCCGCGAGTTGAAGGACAAGTACGGCGAGCCGCGGCGCACGACGATCGGCGGCGCCGTCGGCACGCTCGAAATGGAGCAGCTCGTCGCGCGCGAAGACGTCGTCGTCACCATCTCCCACGAAGGCTACATCAAGCGCGTCCCGGCCGACACGTACCGCGAGCAGGGCCGCGGCGGGCGCGGCGTGCGTGGCACCGAGAACAAGGACGGTGATTTCATCGAGCAGATGCGCGTCTGCTCGACGCACGACTACCTGCTGATCTTCACGAATCGCGGGCGCGTCTACTGGCTGCGCGTGTATGACATTCCGAGCATGTCGCGGACCAGCCGCGGCCGTTCGCTCGCCAACGCCATCACCATGCAGGGCAACGAGCACCAGATGGCCGTGCTCGCGGTGAAGGCGTTCGAGGAGAAGTACGTCTTTTTCGCCACGGAGAAGGGCGTCGTGAAGAAAACGCCCCTGACCGCGTTTTCCAACCCGCGTCCGAGCGGCATCCTCGCCCTGACGCTCGATCCGGACGACTCGCTGGTGAAGGTATCGCTCACCGACGGCAACCAGGAGATCGTCCTCGGCACGCGGCAGGGCATGGCCTGCCGCTTCAATGAATCCGACGTCCGCGCCATGGGCCGCACCGCCCGGGGCGTCCGGGGCATCACCCTCGGCCGCGACGACGTGGTCGTCGACATGGTGGTCATCGAGCCGGGCATGAGCGTCCTCACCGTCTGCGAGAACGGCTACGGCAAACGCACCGACGTCGAGGAATACCGCCTGACGCACCGCGGCGGCAAGGGCGTCATCAACATCCGGGCCACCGAGCGCAACGGCCCGGTCGTCGCCCTGCGCGCCGTCACCGACGATGATTCGCTGATCCTGATCACCGCCGGCGGCAACCTCATGCGCATGCCGCTCGATGAACTCCGCGAGATCGGCCGCGCCACGCAGGGTGTGCGTCTGATCCGCCTCGACGAAGGCGACAAGGTCGTCGCCGTCGCCCGCGTTGTCAGCGACCAGGAAGAACGCGCCGTCACCGGCGAACCCGAGCCCGCGCCCGAGGCTCCGCCCGCCGCCGAGAATGGTGCGCCGCCGCCGCCGAACGCTGCGCCCGATAACGGCGCACCCGAGCCGTAG
- a CDS encoding chemotaxis protein CheD, whose protein sequence is MRPPRRRVDVFLAPGELTVHAQPARVKTILGSCVAVCLCDPRAGVGGVNHFLLARPASGDHADTRYGCVATPRLIERVCQAGALRHRLQAAVIGGAHPLVTNGGGPAPSDRAARRIGAENAAVALTLLEAAGIRVVHQDTGGPCGRKLLFDTGTGELLVRKLRSWSEAHPAEVPAT, encoded by the coding sequence ATGAGACCCCCCCGCCGCCGAGTGGACGTGTTCCTCGCCCCGGGCGAACTCACCGTCCACGCCCAACCCGCCCGCGTCAAAACCATCCTCGGCAGCTGCGTCGCCGTCTGCCTGTGCGACCCGCGGGCGGGGGTGGGGGGGGTCAACCATTTCCTCCTGGCGCGCCCGGCGTCCGGCGACCACGCCGACACCCGCTACGGCTGCGTGGCCACGCCGCGGCTCATCGAACGCGTTTGTCAGGCGGGCGCACTGCGGCACCGCCTCCAAGCCGCCGTCATCGGCGGCGCGCATCCGCTCGTCACCAACGGTGGCGGCCCGGCTCCGTCCGATCGCGCCGCCCGCAGGATCGGCGCGGAGAACGCGGCCGTTGCCCTGACCCTGCTCGAGGCGGCCGGCATTCGCGTCGTGCACCAGGACACCGGCGGCCCCTGCGGACGCAAGCTGCTCTTCGACACCGGGACGGGAGAATTGCTGGTCCGCAAGCTGCGGAGCTGGTCGGAGGCGCATCCGGCGGAGGTGCCGGCGACGTGA
- a CDS encoding undecaprenyl/decaprenyl-phosphate alpha-N-acetylglucosaminyl 1-phosphate transferase — translation MHNFLDVLQAYQSYGWVAFIATVFLTPLAIRAAHRLGVLDIPDRKLKPHARPIPYLGGTAICIAWTLALIAAMFTGAVREWPTLLVLLAGGVGMSILGLVDDVRGVAPKTRLLVGALIVTVTILLTRSGFAIVGSVCTGVAAFFGVNLHLPEFLAVPLSVVLSVFIVLGACNSSNLIDGLDGLCSGVTAIISFGFFLLAAHLAIWNYSTTGDPIRLVLAIAMFGAALGFLPWNFNPAKVFMGDAGSVLLGYNCGMLILLFAEQGGIARWIIGALMIFALPVFDTMLAMFRRWRAGRSIFEGDRSHFYDQLVQRGLTVRQTVFVCYALTLLYAVTGLLLIWLRTGPDGKALPMIRTRVALPIYLGICVLTALAAWRAGLTHPEEPRNRQ, via the coding sequence ATGCACAACTTCCTCGACGTACTGCAGGCCTACCAGTCTTACGGCTGGGTGGCGTTCATCGCGACCGTGTTTCTCACGCCACTGGCGATTCGCGCGGCGCACCGGCTGGGCGTCCTGGACATCCCGGACCGGAAGCTCAAGCCGCATGCCCGGCCGATCCCGTACCTGGGCGGGACGGCCATCTGCATTGCTTGGACCCTGGCGCTCATCGCGGCGATGTTCACGGGCGCGGTGCGCGAGTGGCCCACCCTCCTCGTCTTGCTCGCCGGCGGCGTCGGCATGTCCATTCTGGGACTGGTCGACGATGTCCGCGGCGTGGCGCCCAAGACCCGCCTGCTGGTGGGGGCGTTGATCGTCACGGTTACGATCCTCCTGACCCGCTCCGGGTTTGCCATCGTCGGCTCGGTGTGCACGGGCGTGGCGGCGTTTTTCGGCGTGAACTTGCACCTGCCCGAGTTCCTCGCGGTGCCGCTCAGCGTGGTCCTCAGCGTGTTCATCGTGCTCGGGGCGTGCAACTCCAGCAATCTGATCGACGGGCTGGACGGGCTGTGCTCGGGCGTGACGGCGATCATCTCGTTCGGCTTCTTCCTCCTGGCCGCGCACCTGGCGATCTGGAACTACAGCACCACCGGCGACCCGATCCGGCTTGTGCTCGCCATCGCCATGTTCGGCGCGGCACTCGGCTTCTTGCCCTGGAACTTCAACCCGGCCAAGGTGTTCATGGGCGATGCCGGCAGCGTGCTGCTGGGCTACAACTGCGGCATGCTCATTCTGCTCTTCGCGGAGCAGGGCGGGATCGCCCGGTGGATCATCGGGGCGCTCATGATCTTTGCTCTGCCGGTGTTCGACACGATGCTGGCCATGTTCCGGCGCTGGCGGGCCGGGCGCTCGATCTTCGAGGGCGACCGCAGCCACTTCTACGATCAACTCGTGCAGCGCGGCTTGACCGTGCGGCAGACGGTGTTCGTGTGCTACGCGCTCACCCTCCTGTATGCGGTGACGGGGCTGCTGCTGATCTGGCTGCGCACGGGACCGGACGGCAAGGCGCTGCCGATGATCCGCACGCGCGTGGCCCTGCCGATCTACCTGGGGATCTGCGTGTTGACGGCGCTCGCCGCGTGGCGCGCGGGCCTCACCCATCCCGAAGAGCCGCGAAACAGACAGTAG